From the Paenibacillus tianjinensis genome, the window AGACAGAATCCCGCTATTTGGGAAAAAACGTATGGCTTAGTTAACCATATAATTCTCTTGAAAAATATTTTCATTATAGTCCTCCCTGAAAACATTATCTCTCTAGCAGCGCCTTCACCTGTTGTCGCCCAAAAATAGCATCGTTTTCAAATGACTCTAAAATTAGCATTCTATCGATAATTGAGTTTACTCCGAAAGAGTCCACTAATTTTTTGACTGCTTTTGCGCTACTAATATAGAATACCTCATCATCGTAATTTAAATTGTATACATCAGTTTTAACATGATTGAATGCATCTAAAGCAAAGTTATTGATCTGGCCAGATAGATACACTGCCAACCCTTCATCTAACCATAAAGGACAACTAGACCTCAACTTACTATGAAGAACTATATGAGAGAATTCATGAATAATTAGTTCTTCTAAAGTACCAATGTTTTTATGTTTCCATCTTTCGTAGTTAACAATAAGTATATCTTTACCATAAATAGTACCTATAACCCATGATGGTATGGGAACTCCAACATATCGCTGGAGCTCCTCTACAGAATCAAACCATTTTATCCAAACCTTACTCCTAAATCCGAATAAGAAACGAATGTATAATATACTCTCGTTTAAAACATCAAAGTTCTGTAATTGATTTATGAAGATTAAATTATCCGTTAAAATGTTTAAATTATTTCGCCACAACATATTCGGACACACTATGTAAATCATTCCTTCTTTGGAGGTACGTTAATTTTAAAACATCGTCAAGATTGTATCTCCATTTTTCACAATCTGGTTCATTACCTAGCATTTCTCCGTTATACGGACACCCTCCCATACAAATCGGTAAAACGTCACAATTGGTACATTTATCAAAGTTGAACGGTGACCACAGTAAATAATCAGCATTTCTCATAAACATTTTCTCATTTGTTGGCTCATGAATTGTGTTCACATTCCCCACTGCGCGCTCCTTATTCCCCACATCGTTCCAACATTTATACATAAATCCATTAGGATCAAGAACATACGAATCAACTGCATCAGCACAACAATAATTAGCCTTAACACCTGGATAGTATGGATAGTTCCCCACATTAAATCCTTTTGCAAATAATATCGCCTGCTGAACAACATTCTCTTTGGCATATTCTTCTGTATTTAGACAGGATTCTGCAATCGACATACAAGCTTCTGTATAGGCAGTTACTTGTCCTAAATTAATAGATAACCCCTGCAAATTATGAGCGACTAAAATATCAAGTAGCTCTTCTACATTAGCGACATTAGTTTTATCGACATTAATTCTAATAGAAACATTTATATCGTTTTCTAATAATTTTTTTATATTATTAAGAATGACAAAAAAGGTGTCTTTGTCACTTCCTTTAAGTCTTCTTCTAGAATTATGGATCTCTGGCGGGCCATCCATTGTAATTTGGGCTCCGTCTATTTTATATTTTTTGAAGTGCTCGATAACCTCATCATTGATAAGATATCCATTGGTAACAATATAAGAATTGTATGATACACTGTATTTCTCACAAATTGAAATAATGCGTTCCGATAAAGAGTAAATCACTTTCTTAGCTGTCAAAGGTTCGCCACCGTACCAGGTAATATGAATATCATTTCCTTTTTTCGCAGCATCATTCACGAGATTTATAACCGCATCCATAGTTGATTGATCCATTACCCCTTGTTTCGGATCTTCATAACAGTAGGGGCAAGCAAAGTTACAGCTTAGTGTTGGAGCAATTGTTAAACCTAAAGGGGTCTGTCAATAATTTTGTGTAAACTCTTTTAAGCACAGATTCCCCCGAGGGGGAAGTCGCGAATCTAACGCAAGTGTTGACCGACCCGGTCTGGGAAAAATACCGAAAGCTGGAGCAGCATTTGGCCCCAGTTTTGGACACGTCCAGTCCATTTTCGAGTGACATCGACGGTGGC encodes:
- a CDS encoding radical SAM/SPASM domain-containing protein translates to MAPTLSCNFACPYCYEDPKQGVMDQSTMDAVINLVNDAAKKGNDIHITWYGGEPLTAKKVIYSLSERIISICEKYSVSYNSYIVTNGYLINDEVIEHFKKYKIDGAQITMDGPPEIHNSRRRLKGSDKDTFFVILNNIKKLLENDINVSIRINVDKTNVANVEELLDILVAHNLQGLSINLGQVTAYTEACMSIAESCLNTEEYAKENVVQQAILFAKGFNVGNYPYYPGVKANYCCADAVDSYVLDPNGFMYKCWNDVGNKERAVGNVNTIHEPTNEKMFMRNADYLLWSPFNFDKCTNCDVLPICMGGCPYNGEMLGNEPDCEKWRYNLDDVLKLTYLQRRNDLHSVSEYVVAK
- a CDS encoding gluzincin family metallopeptidase, which produces MLWRNNLNILTDNLIFINQLQNFDVLNESILYIRFLFGFRSKVWIKWFDSVEELQRYVGVPIPSWVIGTIYGKDILIVNYERWKHKNIGTLEELIIHEFSHIVLHSKLRSSCPLWLDEGLAVYLSGQINNFALDAFNHVKTDVYNLNYDDEVFYISSAKAVKKLVDSFGVNSIIDRMLILESFENDAIFGRQQVKALLER